From the genome of Anopheles moucheti chromosome 3, idAnoMoucSN_F20_07, whole genome shotgun sequence, one region includes:
- the LOC128303606 gene encoding lipopolysaccharide-induced tumor necrosis factor-alpha factor homolog has product MTTIVVTNPQVGPDPMTITCPSCHATVRTKVKHESTTSTHACALLLWIVCWPCLCLPYCCNSCRDANHYCPRCNTFIGSYKH; this is encoded by the exons ATGA cgaccatcgtAGTGACGAACCCGCAGGTCGGCCCCGACCCGATGACAATCACCTGCCCATCCTGCCATGCTACGGTACGCACGAAAGTGAAGCACGAATCGACGACGTCGACTCACGCCTGCGCCCTACTGCTGTGGATCGTGTGTTGGCCCTGTCTTTGCCTACCGTACTGCTGTAACTCGTGCCGGGACGCCAACCATTACTGTCCAAGATGCAACACATTCATCGGCTCGTACAAGCATTGA